In Limibacter armeniacum, a single window of DNA contains:
- the speD gene encoding adenosylmethionine decarboxylase — translation MEFDVTESLGRQLIGELYECDPLVLNDVAAVEQAMVEAAVAANATVINSTFHHFSPYGVSGVVVIQESHLAVHTWPEYGFASVDFFTCGDSVDPMVSLKHLTQSFKSNDMFVSEFHRGQRELLVKPDFEVKFPPMIQKAKADRSVWVTEVRKNTMHSFKLDVGDKDNSTFGNLKIMQVPNGEKVLVRENELLTDTAVSKINHEMLLYVPLAEGIKPTSTLLMGIEGGSLLQHIHGQEGEVHWHVSEKELECAENLYGISKQNPSTNVIINSSPELMQYDWVVLDELTVREKGPYIIQELAGKLSEEGCLSICLGKVSDNLNEVKERLHSLNQLFGKRAVRCYLAMVSGDRGGLYLFAMACKKQKAEWHSQNPSQNASHYYYSPEVHQAAFVLPPYLSRQLELI, via the coding sequence ATGGAATTTGATGTAACGGAGTCGTTGGGGCGGCAGCTGATTGGAGAACTCTATGAATGTGACCCATTGGTGCTGAATGATGTAGCAGCAGTGGAACAAGCAATGGTCGAGGCGGCTGTTGCTGCCAATGCAACAGTAATCAACTCAACTTTTCATCACTTCTCACCATATGGTGTTTCAGGGGTGGTTGTTATTCAGGAAAGCCATTTGGCTGTACATACATGGCCTGAATATGGCTTCGCTTCAGTCGATTTTTTTACCTGTGGCGATAGTGTTGACCCTATGGTCTCGCTTAAGCACCTCACCCAGTCTTTCAAATCCAATGACATGTTTGTGTCTGAGTTCCACCGTGGACAAAGGGAACTTCTGGTCAAGCCTGACTTTGAAGTGAAATTTCCTCCAATGATTCAAAAGGCTAAGGCAGACCGTTCGGTTTGGGTGACGGAAGTACGAAAAAATACCATGCATTCATTTAAGCTGGATGTAGGGGATAAGGATAATTCTACTTTCGGGAACCTGAAGATTATGCAAGTGCCCAATGGAGAAAAGGTATTAGTAAGAGAGAATGAGCTACTGACAGATACAGCTGTAAGCAAAATAAATCATGAAATGCTGCTTTACGTTCCTTTAGCGGAGGGCATCAAGCCAACCTCAACGCTTTTGATGGGTATCGAAGGGGGAAGTTTGTTGCAGCATATACATGGACAAGAGGGGGAAGTACATTGGCATGTTTCGGAAAAGGAACTTGAATGTGCTGAAAATCTGTATGGAATCTCAAAACAAAACCCTTCTACAAATGTCATTATAAATAGTAGTCCTGAATTGATGCAGTATGATTGGGTTGTTTTGGATGAACTCACTGTTCGTGAAAAGGGACCTTACATTATTCAGGAACTTGCTGGAAAGCTTTCAGAAGAAGGGTGTTTGAGTATTTGTTTAGGGAAAGTCTCAGATAACCTGAATGAAGTGAAAGAGCGATTGCACTCATTGAACCAATTGTTTGGCAAAAGGGCCGTGCGTTGCTATCTTGCGATGGTTTCTGGAGATAGAGGAGGATTGTATTTATTTGCAATGGCTTGCAAAAAACAGAAGGCTGAATGGCATAGTCAAAACCCTTCCCAAAATGCATCTCACTATTATTATTCTCCTGAAGTTCATCAGGCAGCTTTTGTGTTGCCTCCTTATTTGAGCAGACAGCTAGAATTAATTTGA
- a CDS encoding DUF3108 domain-containing protein, producing the protein MKKIIIRFTQFLGLLVLLSAFATSNGDFKYRSIPNNDFERGETLTYIAGYAFVDAGQAVVKVDKDLHSMNGRTCYKVDVDAKSIGLFSWTTKIKDKWQSYVDTAAIIPMRFHRDIAENNYRLVETTDFDHINGKAKVTWYKKNKKDEKNANYSIPTYAQDIISGYYYLRTLDYDNMQEGDTVKIDAFFEDKSYDFNLVYLGKEKIYTNFGRIDSFVMSPIMPDNKLFYGQHPIKFWVSNDANRVPLKINAELVVGAVEVNLVKHKGLKTKLGR; encoded by the coding sequence ATGAAAAAGATAATAATACGATTTACCCAATTTTTAGGCTTGCTGGTATTGCTTTCAGCATTTGCAACTTCTAATGGTGATTTCAAATACAGAAGTATTCCTAACAATGACTTTGAAAGAGGCGAAACACTGACCTATATAGCTGGCTATGCCTTTGTAGATGCAGGTCAGGCAGTAGTGAAAGTTGACAAAGACCTTCACAGTATGAATGGCCGTACTTGCTACAAAGTGGATGTAGATGCGAAAAGTATTGGACTGTTCAGTTGGACGACCAAAATCAAGGACAAATGGCAGTCTTATGTGGATACAGCTGCCATTATTCCGATGAGATTTCACAGGGACATCGCGGAGAACAATTACCGACTTGTGGAAACTACAGACTTTGATCATATCAATGGAAAAGCAAAAGTTACTTGGTACAAGAAAAACAAGAAAGACGAAAAGAATGCCAATTACAGCATCCCGACTTATGCACAGGATATCATCAGTGGTTATTACTACTTGAGAACTCTGGATTATGACAACATGCAAGAAGGAGATACGGTGAAGATCGATGCTTTCTTTGAAGACAAGTCATATGACTTTAACCTTGTTTATCTAGGTAAAGAAAAAATCTACACCAACTTTGGTAGAATTGACTCCTTTGTGATGTCTCCTATCATGCCTGATAACAAGCTTTTCTATGGCCAGCACCCTATTAAGTTTTGGGTATCTAACGACGCCAATAGAGTACCTCTAAAAATCAATGCAGAGCTGGTTGTTGGAGCAGTTGAAGTAAACCTTGTCAAGCATAAAGGCCTGAAAACAAAACTTGGTCGTTAA
- a CDS encoding ABC-F family ATP-binding cassette domain-containing protein — protein sequence MNFLSAENISKSYGDKKLFENISFGLEQGQKVALVAKNGSGKTTLLDIITGKDTPDTGSVAVNNNINVAYLSQDPTFNESETVLEHVLKSDSPILRTVRRYEEVLDRQLTDTSGKALKDLEKVTAEMEELKAWDAEARIKQILGVLKIENLHQKIKELSGGQRKRIAMAKVLIDEPDLLIMDEPTNHLDLDMIEWLEQYLVRAKLSLLLVTHDRYFLDRICDEILELSDGTMYRHKGNYSYYIEKKAERESMEAASVDKAKNLMRKELDWVRRMPKARGTKAKYRMDAFDDLKEKATSGKREDKLQLSVKMSRMGKKIMELKNLDKSYGDKKILDDFNYIFKRKERIGIVGKNGVGKSTFLNILTGKDSLDKGEIEYGETVVFGYYSQQGIELTEDKRVIDVVKDVAEVIPMADGNNLTASQLLQRFNFPPEQQYAYVSTLSGGERKRLYLCEVLMDNPNFLILDEPTNDLDLQTLSILEDFLEEFPGCLLVVTHDRYFMDKLVDHLFVFEGEGKVTDFNGKYTDYRDIQEEKEAEEKRLEKERKKQEKEEKPVAPKAEQKRKRSYKEQKEYEQLETDIEQLEAEKEELNNKLNGSVTDHAELMQISQKIGEIIDLIDEKMMRWLELDELNG from the coding sequence ATGAATTTCCTATCAGCAGAAAATATATCGAAGTCTTATGGTGACAAGAAGTTGTTTGAAAATATCAGCTTTGGCTTGGAGCAAGGACAAAAAGTGGCATTGGTTGCCAAAAACGGATCTGGTAAAACAACTTTGCTGGATATCATTACGGGCAAAGATACGCCTGATACTGGTAGTGTAGCCGTCAACAATAATATCAATGTAGCTTACTTATCTCAGGACCCAACTTTCAATGAGTCCGAAACAGTATTGGAGCATGTCCTAAAATCTGACTCCCCAATTTTGAGAACAGTTCGCCGATACGAGGAAGTTTTGGACAGACAATTGACAGACACTTCGGGCAAGGCACTGAAAGATCTGGAGAAGGTAACTGCCGAGATGGAAGAGCTGAAAGCTTGGGATGCTGAGGCAAGGATCAAGCAGATATTGGGAGTGCTGAAAATTGAAAACCTGCATCAGAAGATCAAGGAGCTTTCAGGAGGGCAACGCAAGCGTATAGCCATGGCAAAAGTGCTGATTGATGAGCCTGATTTGCTGATCATGGACGAACCTACCAACCATTTGGACTTGGACATGATCGAGTGGTTGGAACAGTATTTGGTTAGAGCAAAACTTTCGTTGTTACTCGTTACGCACGACCGTTATTTCTTAGATAGGATTTGTGATGAGATTCTAGAGTTGTCTGATGGTACAATGTACCGCCATAAAGGGAACTATTCTTATTATATTGAGAAAAAGGCTGAACGTGAGTCAATGGAGGCTGCTTCTGTAGACAAGGCTAAAAACCTGATGCGCAAGGAACTGGATTGGGTTCGTAGAATGCCGAAAGCCCGTGGTACCAAGGCAAAATACAGAATGGATGCCTTTGATGATTTAAAAGAAAAGGCTACCTCAGGCAAACGTGAAGATAAGTTGCAACTGAGCGTGAAGATGTCCCGAATGGGTAAAAAGATTATGGAGCTGAAGAATCTGGACAAAAGCTACGGCGACAAAAAGATTCTGGATGACTTCAATTACATATTCAAGCGCAAAGAACGTATCGGAATTGTTGGTAAAAATGGTGTAGGTAAATCAACTTTCCTGAATATCCTGACTGGCAAGGATTCATTGGATAAAGGAGAAATTGAATATGGCGAGACAGTTGTATTCGGATATTATTCTCAGCAAGGTATTGAGCTGACAGAAGACAAAAGAGTTATTGATGTTGTAAAGGATGTGGCGGAAGTAATTCCGATGGCAGATGGTAATAACCTAACAGCATCACAGCTATTGCAGCGATTCAACTTTCCTCCTGAGCAACAGTACGCTTATGTGTCAACCTTGAGTGGTGGAGAGAGAAAAAGGCTTTACCTGTGTGAGGTGTTGATGGATAATCCCAATTTCCTGATCCTTGATGAGCCTACCAACGATTTGGACCTTCAGACCTTAAGCATATTGGAGGATTTTCTGGAAGAGTTTCCTGGTTGTCTGTTGGTAGTAACACATGACCGTTACTTTATGGACAAGTTAGTGGATCACCTGTTTGTGTTTGAAGGCGAAGGGAAAGTGACTGACTTCAATGGTAAATACACTGATTACCGTGACATTCAGGAGGAAAAAGAAGCGGAAGAGAAAAGATTGGAAAAAGAGCGTAAAAAACAGGAAAAAGAAGAAAAGCCTGTAGCGCCCAAAGCAGAGCAGAAGCGCAAACGCTCTTATAAGGAACAAAAAGAATATGAACAGCTAGAAACGGATATTGAGCAACTGGAGGCTGAGAAGGAGGAACTTAACAATAAGCTGAACGGTTCCGTAACTGACCACGCCGAATTGATGCAGATTTCTCAGAAAATAGGCGAAATTATTGATCTGATTGATGAGAAAATGATGCGTTGGCTGGAGCTGGATGAACTTAACGGTTGA
- a CDS encoding 4-hydroxy-3-methylbut-2-enyl diphosphate reductase, translating into MKVTIDEKSGYCFGVEFAIQMAEEEMEDSGSLYCLGDIVHNSMEVDRLYKKGLRVIDREEMKDLRDCKVLIRAHGEPPETYRLAIENNIELIDASCPVVLKLQNRVKGAYDRAKQINGQVVIYGKPGHAEVIGLTGQTQDDATIVSCIEDLEAVDFSRPVVLFSQTTKSTKGFYSLKAEIEKRINEANGESAHLEMFDANDSICRQVSNREPQMEKFSQANDVIVFVSGKKSSNGKALYNVCLSFNPRSYFVENETEVDPSWFNPEDKVGISGATSTPMWLMEQVKQHIEQLPVEA; encoded by the coding sequence ATGAAAGTTACTATAGACGAAAAGTCAGGATATTGCTTCGGCGTTGAGTTTGCCATTCAGATGGCAGAAGAAGAAATGGAAGATTCAGGCAGCCTTTATTGCCTTGGAGATATTGTTCACAATAGCATGGAGGTGGATCGTCTTTACAAGAAAGGTCTGAGAGTAATTGACCGTGAGGAAATGAAAGACCTTCGTGATTGTAAGGTACTGATCAGGGCGCATGGTGAGCCGCCTGAAACTTATCGTTTGGCAATTGAGAACAATATAGAGCTGATAGACGCTTCTTGTCCTGTAGTTTTGAAATTGCAAAACAGGGTAAAAGGGGCTTATGACAGGGCTAAGCAGATTAATGGTCAGGTAGTGATTTATGGAAAGCCTGGGCATGCAGAAGTTATTGGTTTGACAGGTCAAACGCAGGATGATGCAACGATCGTTTCTTGTATTGAAGATTTGGAAGCAGTGGATTTTAGCAGACCTGTGGTGCTTTTCAGCCAAACAACTAAGAGTACAAAGGGTTTCTATTCGCTAAAAGCAGAAATAGAGAAACGTATAAATGAAGCAAACGGCGAATCAGCACATCTGGAAATGTTTGATGCCAATGACAGTATTTGCAGGCAGGTGTCAAACCGTGAGCCTCAGATGGAGAAGTTTTCTCAAGCAAATGATGTGATTGTCTTTGTCAGTGGTAAGAAAAGTTCAAATGGTAAAGCACTTTACAATGTTTGCCTGAGCTTTAACCCAAGAAGCTATTTTGTTGAAAACGAAACAGAAGTGGATCCATCTTGGTTTAACCCTGAAGATAAGGTAGGAATCAGTGGTGCGACTTCCACACCAATGTGGTTGATGGAGCAAGTGAAGCAACATATTGAGCAGCTTCCTGTTGAAGCTTAA
- a CDS encoding TatD family hydrolase, producing MIDTHAHIYSDKFKEDVDEMITRGFDNGLNAILMPNIDHTSIDGMLELEEKYKGKCFSMMGLHPCSVNKDFEKELYLVEDWLNKKDNFVAVGEMGLDLYWDKTFIEQQKEAFRIQADLAKKHKLPLVIHTRDAMAETLELLESIADEHLFGVLHCFTGTVEDAARLKAMNFKIGLGGVVTFKNGGMQDVVPHIPLEEIVLETDSPYLAPVPKRGKRNEPSYLHYIAEKVAEFKQISIEEVEEATDQNAKKLFDLAL from the coding sequence ATGATAGATACTCACGCCCATATATATTCTGACAAATTCAAAGAGGATGTAGACGAAATGATTACCAGAGGGTTTGACAATGGGTTGAACGCTATCCTGATGCCAAATATCGACCATACCTCTATTGATGGAATGCTGGAGTTGGAGGAGAAGTATAAAGGGAAATGTTTCTCTATGATGGGACTTCACCCTTGTTCTGTGAATAAGGACTTTGAAAAGGAGTTGTACCTAGTGGAAGACTGGCTAAACAAGAAAGACAACTTTGTGGCGGTTGGTGAAATGGGGTTGGACCTGTATTGGGACAAGACATTTATTGAGCAACAAAAAGAGGCTTTCCGCATTCAGGCAGACTTAGCCAAGAAGCATAAGCTTCCATTGGTGATTCATACTAGGGATGCTATGGCTGAGACGCTTGAGCTATTGGAGTCTATTGCTGATGAGCACTTATTTGGGGTGCTACATTGTTTTACTGGTACAGTAGAAGATGCTGCCAGACTGAAAGCGATGAATTTCAAGATTGGACTAGGTGGGGTAGTGACTTTTAAGAATGGAGGTATGCAAGATGTTGTGCCGCATATTCCATTGGAGGAGATAGTTCTTGAGACTGATAGCCCATATTTGGCACCAGTTCCAAAAAGAGGAAAACGTAACGAACCATCATATTTGCATTATATAGCTGAGAAGGTTGCTGAATTTAAACAGATCAGCATAGAGGAAGTTGAGGAAGCAACTGATCAGAATGCAAAAAAACTATTTGATCTTGCTCTGTAA
- a CDS encoding asparaginase: MVNGGNKYYKTVNINTTSPNESETSILIIYTGGTIGMDADIKSKSLVPFDFEKIIDKVPELKRFDFQLTVISLEPLIDSSNIKASHWATLASLVEEFYDEFDSFVILHGTDTMAYSASALSYMLDNLQKPVIFTGAQLPIGMPRTDARENLIASLEMAAARDENGEMLIKEVCICFNNVLLRGNRSKKVQSVNFTAFKSYNYPALAEAGIHIEYNEVLLWKNQSQELMQAFTEMDENVVIIKLFPGMTHHYLEAILSIPGLKGVVLETYGSGNTPTDDWLIDSLKRAIDRGIVIVNISQCTGGYVLQGRYETSVHLEEIGVIGGGDMTTEAAITKLMYLFGRYKDRNKVKILMKKSLRGEISHDHIQ, from the coding sequence ATGGTGAATGGGGGAAATAAATACTACAAGACTGTCAATATCAATACTACTAGTCCAAATGAGTCAGAGACGTCAATTCTGATTATCTATACAGGTGGTACCATTGGTATGGATGCAGACATCAAGTCAAAGAGCCTTGTGCCTTTTGACTTTGAAAAGATCATAGATAAGGTGCCAGAATTAAAGCGTTTTGATTTTCAGCTGACGGTTATCTCGCTTGAGCCTTTGATCGACTCCTCTAATATTAAGGCTAGCCATTGGGCAACATTGGCGAGTTTGGTAGAAGAGTTTTATGATGAGTTTGACAGTTTTGTGATTTTACACGGTACCGATACAATGGCTTACAGTGCATCAGCACTAAGCTACATGCTGGACAACCTTCAGAAGCCTGTCATTTTTACTGGAGCGCAGTTACCTATCGGGATGCCACGTACAGATGCTCGTGAAAACCTGATCGCTTCGCTGGAAATGGCAGCAGCAAGAGATGAAAACGGGGAGATGCTGATCAAGGAAGTCTGTATCTGCTTCAATAATGTCCTGCTTAGAGGAAATAGGTCAAAAAAAGTGCAGAGTGTTAACTTTACAGCATTCAAGTCCTATAATTACCCTGCACTGGCTGAAGCAGGTATCCATATCGAGTACAATGAAGTGTTGCTATGGAAAAACCAATCTCAAGAGCTGATGCAGGCTTTTACGGAGATGGATGAGAACGTTGTCATCATTAAACTGTTCCCTGGTATGACACACCATTACCTGGAGGCAATTCTCTCAATACCAGGTTTGAAGGGGGTTGTATTGGAGACATACGGGTCTGGAAATACCCCTACAGATGACTGGTTGATTGATTCTTTGAAACGTGCTATTGATAGAGGAATAGTGATCGTGAACATTTCTCAGTGTACGGGTGGTTATGTACTTCAAGGACGCTACGAAACAAGCGTTCATTTGGAAGAAATTGGCGTGATCGGTGGTGGGGATATGACCACTGAAGCGGCTATCACCAAACTGATGTACCTGTTTGGAAGGTATAAGGATCGCAATAAGGTCAAGATTTTAATGAAAAAATCTCTTCGAGGTGAAATTAGTCACGACCACATACAATAA
- the pckA gene encoding phosphoenolpyruvate carboxykinase (ATP): MTETNKLNAEFIKDVKQVNYNLAPAALIEEALKNGEGVLADTGAFMCDTGKFTGRSPQDRFIVEDDYTKGRVWWGNINKPFDPQKFKSLHVKMLDYLQDNQKLYVRDVYAGADERYRVKVRVITPLASVSLFVSNMFIQPTAEELKSFGDPDWIVVQAPDFEANPQEDGTRQGNFSILNFTEKCAIVGGSRYTGEIKKGIFSVLNAILPEKNVLPMHCSANEGESGDTAVFFGLSGTGKTTLSADPNRMLIGDDEHGWSADNGIYNFEGGCYAKTIDLSQEKEPQIWEAIKFGATLENTRFFSGTRNVDYENVTVTENTRTSYPISHIPGAKIPSVGGHPKNIFFLTCDAYGVLPPISKLTKEQAMYHFMSGYTAKVAGTEAGITEPTPTFSACFGAPFMPLHPSVYAKMLGEKMEKFNTNIWLINTGWSTGPYGKADRTPLKYTRAMITAALEGELDNIEFHEHTVFGVMQPTECPGVPSEQLSPKTMWNDNDAFYKQCNKLSQAFIDNFKKFEDGLEDESIKQGAPKIV, from the coding sequence ATGACAGAGACTAATAAGCTGAATGCTGAATTCATCAAGGATGTCAAACAAGTAAACTACAATTTGGCTCCTGCAGCCCTAATCGAAGAAGCGCTTAAAAACGGTGAAGGCGTATTGGCTGATACTGGCGCTTTTATGTGTGATACGGGTAAGTTTACAGGCCGTTCCCCACAAGACAGATTCATTGTAGAGGATGACTACACAAAAGGTCGTGTTTGGTGGGGTAATATCAACAAGCCTTTTGATCCACAGAAGTTCAAGTCTCTGCATGTTAAAATGCTAGATTACCTTCAAGACAATCAGAAGCTTTATGTTCGCGATGTGTATGCAGGTGCTGACGAGCGCTACAGAGTGAAAGTACGTGTGATTACACCTCTTGCATCTGTTTCGTTGTTCGTATCTAACATGTTTATCCAGCCTACTGCTGAGGAGCTGAAAAGTTTCGGTGATCCTGATTGGATAGTAGTGCAAGCACCTGACTTTGAGGCTAACCCTCAAGAAGATGGTACAAGACAAGGTAACTTCTCTATTCTGAACTTTACTGAAAAGTGTGCTATTGTTGGTGGTTCACGTTACACAGGTGAGATCAAGAAAGGTATCTTCTCTGTACTGAATGCCATTCTTCCGGAGAAAAACGTATTGCCAATGCACTGTTCTGCAAACGAAGGCGAAAGTGGTGATACAGCCGTATTCTTTGGCTTGTCAGGTACTGGTAAAACAACTCTTTCAGCAGACCCTAATAGAATGCTGATTGGTGATGATGAGCACGGTTGGTCTGCAGACAATGGTATTTACAACTTTGAAGGTGGTTGTTATGCAAAAACAATTGACCTGTCTCAAGAGAAAGAACCTCAGATTTGGGAAGCTATCAAGTTTGGTGCTACACTGGAAAATACACGTTTCTTCTCAGGGACTAGAAATGTTGATTATGAAAATGTAACGGTTACTGAGAATACAAGGACTTCCTACCCAATTTCTCACATACCAGGTGCAAAGATTCCTTCAGTTGGAGGTCACCCAAAAAACATTTTCTTCCTGACTTGTGATGCATACGGAGTATTACCTCCAATCTCTAAGTTGACAAAAGAGCAGGCTATGTACCACTTTATGTCTGGTTATACTGCAAAGGTAGCAGGTACTGAAGCAGGTATCACTGAGCCAACTCCAACTTTCTCAGCTTGTTTTGGAGCGCCATTTATGCCACTTCACCCTTCAGTATATGCAAAAATGCTGGGTGAGAAAATGGAGAAATTCAACACAAATATCTGGTTGATTAATACAGGTTGGTCAACAGGACCTTACGGCAAAGCAGATAGAACTCCTCTGAAATATACAAGAGCGATGATTACGGCAGCGTTGGAAGGTGAATTGGATAACATTGAGTTCCATGAGCACACAGTGTTTGGTGTAATGCAACCAACAGAATGCCCTGGTGTACCATCAGAGCAACTGTCTCCTAAAACAATGTGGAATGATAATGATGCATTCTACAAGCAGTGCAACAAGTTGTCTCAGGCTTTTATCGATAACTTCAAGAAGTTTGAAGATGGACTGGAAGATGAGTCAATCAAGCAGGGAGCACCTAAGATTGTTTAA
- a CDS encoding MotA/TolQ/ExbB proton channel family protein, with amino-acid sequence MKRVFTSLMLICALSFSAAPYTFAQDDAATEQVEATTDSTAMEEAATEETTTAVAEITEEEAPVEEKTFHQVLKEKFIEGGWEFMGIVLICLILGLAIAIERIITLSLSTTNTKKLLKNVEDALASGGVDAAIEVCKTTRGPVASIFTQGLMRAHEGIDIVEKSVVSYGSVEMAKLERGLVWISLFIALAPMLGFMGTVIGMIGAFDAIEAAGDISPSLVAGGIKVALLTTVAGLIVAVILQICYNYCVSSIDSIVLEMEEASVSLVDLLVKHNLSTQK; translated from the coding sequence ATGAAAAGAGTATTCACATCTTTGATGCTGATCTGTGCGCTGTCATTTAGTGCTGCTCCTTATACTTTCGCTCAAGACGACGCTGCAACTGAGCAAGTAGAGGCAACTACTGATTCTACAGCAATGGAAGAAGCTGCAACTGAAGAAACAACAACTGCTGTTGCTGAAATTACTGAAGAAGAAGCTCCTGTTGAGGAGAAGACATTCCACCAAGTTTTGAAAGAAAAATTCATCGAAGGTGGATGGGAGTTTATGGGTATTGTATTGATCTGTTTGATCTTGGGTCTTGCAATCGCAATTGAAAGAATCATTACTTTGAGCCTTTCAACTACAAACACTAAGAAACTTCTTAAGAACGTAGAGGATGCACTTGCTTCAGGTGGTGTTGACGCTGCAATCGAGGTTTGTAAAACTACAAGAGGTCCTGTTGCTTCTATCTTTACTCAAGGTCTGATGAGAGCTCACGAAGGTATTGATATCGTTGAGAAATCAGTAGTTTCTTACGGTTCAGTAGAGATGGCTAAGCTGGAAAGAGGTCTGGTATGGATTTCACTGTTCATCGCTCTTGCTCCAATGCTTGGTTTCATGGGTACGGTAATCGGTATGATCGGTGCATTCGACGCAATTGAGGCAGCTGGTGATATCTCTCCTTCTCTAGTAGCAGGTGGTATTAAAGTAGCCCTTTTGACTACAGTAGCGGGTCTGATCGTTGCGGTAATCCTGCAAATTTGCTACAACTACTGTGTGTCTTCAATTGACAGTATCGTACTGGAAATGGAAGAGGCGTCAGTTTCTCTAGTTGACTTGCTGGTTAAGCACAACCTGTCAACTCAGAAGTAA
- a CDS encoding arginine deiminase family protein, with product MEKNINVSSEVGRLRRLIIHSPDEGIGKVIPTKAQEWLFEDIIHLDTMRSKEYDLYVKLLLYFLDYDKIHGAITDADHPMNSRNYYKPDKEEYFNSDKVVEPQYLLSEILEHRDVRNRLVASVCAYEETSYAIQDQLLELPSKILSRTLISGIMPDGTMIFPPIPNFIFTRDIGIVVNDYLLMNKPAKAARARESIITKYILFNHPAFSEYKDNIIEITETEDFFLLDAEEQEKSKITMEGGDIMTIAPNHLLVGVSERTTLHAASRVVQLMHEKGIVEKVTVIKIPAKRAYMHIDTTFTQVKRNMWVMFGSFSREGIKKERHGVLESLVGDSKNEYKLDIKQYIKGRDYSDPITFEYLEDLLDDISQNDLKSEEPTEFIFSGNNEFPYGRREQWTDSCNVLAIKEGVIIGYDRNDKTTESFRKKGIEPITAEELLRKFDKGELMPDEVENTLILLPSAELSRARGGSHCMSMPLLRDSLFN from the coding sequence ATGGAAAAAAATATCAACGTTAGCTCTGAAGTCGGTCGCCTTAGGCGGTTAATAATTCACAGCCCAGATGAAGGAATCGGCAAAGTGATTCCAACAAAAGCGCAAGAATGGTTATTCGAAGACATCATTCATTTGGATACCATGCGCAGCAAGGAATATGATCTTTATGTAAAGTTGCTACTCTACTTCTTAGATTACGACAAGATACATGGCGCAATTACTGATGCTGATCACCCTATGAACAGCCGTAATTACTACAAGCCTGATAAGGAGGAATACTTCAACTCAGACAAAGTAGTAGAGCCACAATATCTGCTTTCCGAAATCCTAGAACATCGAGATGTCCGCAATAGATTAGTAGCCTCCGTTTGTGCCTATGAAGAAACCTCCTATGCCATTCAGGACCAACTGTTGGAGCTACCATCCAAAATTCTATCCCGTACACTCATTTCGGGTATCATGCCTGATGGCACCATGATCTTCCCTCCGATTCCAAACTTTATTTTCACCCGTGATATTGGCATCGTCGTTAATGACTACCTCCTTATGAACAAGCCAGCAAAGGCTGCCCGTGCAAGAGAGTCTATTATCACAAAATACATTCTATTCAATCACCCTGCCTTTAGTGAGTACAAGGACAACATTATTGAAATCACTGAAACAGAGGACTTTTTCCTGCTAGATGCCGAAGAGCAAGAGAAGAGTAAGATTACAATGGAAGGTGGAGACATCATGACAATAGCTCCAAACCACCTGCTGGTTGGGGTAAGTGAAAGGACTACCCTTCATGCTGCAAGCCGAGTGGTACAACTGATGCACGAAAAAGGCATCGTTGAGAAAGTCACTGTTATCAAGATTCCAGCTAAGCGTGCTTATATGCATATTGACACCACATTCACACAAGTCAAAAGGAATATGTGGGTCATGTTTGGTTCTTTCTCAAGAGAAGGCATCAAAAAAGAAAGACATGGCGTACTGGAAAGTCTGGTTGGAGATAGCAAGAATGAATATAAACTTGATATCAAGCAGTACATCAAAGGAAGAGATTATTCTGACCCAATTACGTTCGAGTATTTAGAAGACCTATTGGATGACATCAGTCAAAATGACTTGAAGTCTGAAGAACCTACAGAATTTATTTTCTCAGGAAATAACGAGTTCCCATACGGAAGACGTGAGCAATGGACAGACTCTTGTAATGTACTGGCCATCAAAGAAGGGGTTATCATTGGATATGACCGAAACGATAAAACCACGGAAAGTTTCCGCAAAAAAGGTATCGAGCCAATCACAGCTGAAGAGTTACTCAGAAAGTTTGACAAAGGTGAACTGATGCCAGATGAGGTCGAAAACACACTCATCTTGTTACCTTCCGCTGAGCTTTCAAGAGCTAGAGGTGGATCACACTGCATGAGTATGCCTTTATTAAGAGATAGTTTATTCAACTAA